The genomic stretch ATAATGTTGTCTCTTCTGCCAAAAGTCATGCACacacttaaacattttttttttccgtctGTATTATTTACAGTGAGCATTTTGTCTTCTTGGCTGATACATTTAACGATgattttgtgattgttttgaatgcagaacaACTTTTTAACACAGTGCAGTTCATAGTGCTACACTGCAAACTTTGAGgaaaatcataaaacatttttatgaagaaataaaacttGTTATTGATTTTGTGCATGAGGATGTTTTGAAAACACTATCCAGAAACTAGTTGTCACCTGTAAACCAACAAACTTGCATTCTTGGTTCCAGTTTTGTGTTCAATTTTTACAAATAATTAGCAGGAGAGAGGAGTATTAAATTGCATTGGGTTGATCATGTTAAACTGCAGAGGGAGTGCAATAATGGACTTCATGTcttcactgtttgtgtttacataATTATCTTTAATTGAAGAGGGCACACAGGGTTTCATACTGTCAACAGAAATTGCTGCAGTAATTGCTTAGGTTTCTTTTCCAATTTGCTGTGCACTCAAGTGCACAATTATACTAAATTTATAGccttgtgaaaaataaaatatttattactaGATACTGGGACGATTTCTCTCTTAATGACATTAAAACAGTACATTTATaccataaataatgtttaacaGATAAGACTTATGATCTCCTCTAATGTAActcactttaaatgtttatagACTTTAAGAATGTTAATGCACAATAAATAGCTATAAGAAATTTaagtttagctttttttaatctgcagtGTGATCTGCAATACTATATTTTTACCCAATATGACaattttgtacatttgttttatttagaaatataataaCTATTCTACaaagcttttcaaaataaagttacaaGGGATTCCATTGTTGGGAGGTAAAAGACTGAACTAGTGACAAACCaatgaaatggaataaaaagcaacaaaaaataattcCATTTATTAAATGAGGATGTATGATCGAGTCCTGCTGAATGGAGCCCATCAAAATGGCCttaaagttatgttttaagATATCTAACAGACAGTCCAAACCTCCAAAAGTTTCAGTTTAACATACTGAAGTAGAGTACTTCTACGCGACAAACTATTTTTTGATCGTCAAAattgtttcttttgaattttCTTTCGATCAACTTATGATTTAGTCAacaaatcatttcagctctaaagTAATTCTAAAGACAAAATATACAGACAAAAGAGTGATTAGCTCATAATGTTTTCCACTTGAGCCAGTTCATCCAGCTTCTTGTTCAAGTAATGgatgcttttatttattcaatttgatCACTTCTGACAGATTAGGACCTGGATGTGACGTACACATTTCTACCTTTTGCATGAGCAAGAAAGCTTTTTCACTCCGTACAAGAATATGTAGGGGATGATGCAGGTGTAGGAGGCTGCAATATAGCTGGCCACCTCCACCACCATCGGCGAGGTGGTGATGTTGTTGGAGATGCGCAGAAGCAGATGAGTGAGCCAGCAGACCAGGAACACGACGGCTACAGCCACCACGCTCTTGGCCGCCCTCACCTGAGTGTTTGAGCTCTGACTCGGCTTTGCTCGTATCTGGCTGGGCTTGGGAGGATTTGGTGGAGCTCCTGCCccgctgtctctgtttgtttccttgttGCAGGGAGAACTTTGACCTGACAGCCCTTCAGGTGGACATGAAGAAGCAGGCACGCCCGTATAAACGTGGGTTAGGGATTCAGAATCTTTTGGATCATTTGAGGTGCCTGGACCAGATACAGTGCTGACTACTCCGTCATTTCTGCTTTCAGTACTCTTGCTTTCATCCTTTACCATCTCCTTGGTAGCGTCAGAGCTATGACCCTGTATGCGCTGCTTATTTCGGAGCAGAGTGATGACAATCTGGACACTGGCAAATACGATCCCAGCGACGGGAAGAGCATTAGCCAGGGTTAAATAAAAGATTTCATAGGTTTGCCTCGCTATCGCGCTAGGGAAGACGTCCACGCAGTCTTCTTTGCTCTCATTTCGGCCCTCGACCGCTACAAAGAACACATGTGGGATGCTGAAGACCACTGCCACCGTCCAGCTGCCAGCCAGCAGACAGCCCACCAAGCACAGGCTGTCCAGCTGCACCGGTGCACCGCCACGCTTCAGGGAGCCCACGAGCTTCTGGTGCCAGTAAGCGCTGATGAAGAAGGTCGAGAAGATGCTGCTGGTTTTGGAGAGGTCGGCACAGAAACGAAACACGGCGCAGAAGGTTTCCCCCAGGAACCAACGGCCAGCGAAATCTGCCATGGTGTCGGGCAGGTCCACCAGGTAGTTGGTGATGAGGTTGGAGACGGCCAGGTTGATGAAGAGGACCTCGTTGGTGCGGATTCCAGATTTCCGTCCGGGCAGGGAGCGAATAGCCAGCCAGTTGTTTCCCAGGATGCCTGCCAGAAACATGAATGCTCTGATGATGGATTCAATCAACTCCTCTGCATCCATGGTTTCACAAGATCAGGTGACAACTTCAATTGTTCTTCACTGTACAGTCGACTGGTCTCACAGTTCCCAGAGCTTGTAATGTGGGATGCTTTGGTGTTTGGGCATTTATAGAGGAGGGGAAGAAGCCGGACCCAATCACACTGTTGAGTTTAATAGTCtcgcttcttttctttttcctcaggGAGCCTTCATCGTGTAGTCCCGCTGAGTTGAGTCtgatacatttcaaataaaatgttcaggTAATAAGGACGTACAGACTCATTGGATTCCACTCAGTAAGATACCTTA from Anoplopoma fimbria isolate UVic2021 breed Golden Eagle Sablefish chromosome 14, Afim_UVic_2022, whole genome shotgun sequence encodes the following:
- the LOC129102730 gene encoding rhodopsin is translated as MDAEELIESIIRAFMFLAGILGNNWLAIRSLPGRKSGIRTNEVLFINLAVSNLITNYLVDLPDTMADFAGRWFLGETFCAVFRFCADLSKTSSIFSTFFISAYWHQKLVGSLKRGGAPVQLDSLCLVGCLLAGSWTVAVVFSIPHVFFVAVEGRNESKEDCVDVFPSAIARQTYEIFYLTLANALPVAGIVFASVQIVITLLRNKQRIQGHSSDATKEMVKDESKSTESRNDGVVSTVSGPGTSNDPKDSESLTHVYTGVPASSCPPEGLSGQSSPCNKETNRDSGAGAPPNPPKPSQIRAKPSQSSNTQVRAAKSVVAVAVVFLVCWLTHLLLRISNNITTSPMVVEVASYIAASYTCIIPYIFLYGVKKLSCSCKR